A stretch of DNA from Oceanispirochaeta sp. M1:
CTTTTTCTCCTGTAGCTGGAAAAAAATCTGAAATTAACTCAATTTATTATGATGGTACAGATATATATGCTGCAGGATATTATGTTGATGGTAGTGATATTGAAAAAGCCTGTTATTGGAAAAATACAGCTAGAACAGATCTTAGTCCTACAGATTGGGGTAGAGCTGAATCAATTACAGTGCAAAATAATACTGTTTACACCTCTGGATGGTCTGATGATGGAGGTAAGAGCGCATGTTATTGGGCTAATAGTTCAAGAATAATTCTGCATAATAGTTCTATCTCTATAGGAAATTCTATATTTGTTAATGGTTCAGATATATATGTAGCCGGATCATATAAAAATGGAGCATATTTTATTTCGTGCTATTGGTTGAATGGCGGGGATGCTATTGTCCTCTATGACGAAACAGCGTCAGAAGATGATTCTGTAGCAAACTCAATATTTGTCTCAGAATCTGATATTTATATTGCTGGTTATTATTCTGATAGTGATCCTTATATAAAATCATGTTACTGGAAGAATAATGTACTAAAAACTCTTTCTGATGGAGCTTCATTTCATACATATGCTACTTCAATTTTTGTAAATGACTGAAATCCTTTCCCATTAAATTAATATATAATAATTCTACGGGCAATAGCCCGTAGAATCTAACTCTTTTTATTGCCTTCATAAGAATAATAATGAAAGCTTGTTATATAAGTGATATATTTAAGAAGGTATTAAAGTCATTCTTCAGTGGGTTATATTCACTCCTTAATATTCAAAAAGGTGATATATGCATTTAAATTTTAGGGTAAAAATATCTTTAGCATTGTTAATTCTCATATTGATATCATCACCAATGTTTTCTGCTGATGTAGTATGGGATGCAGGAAATGGAGACGGAGATTGGACTGCCGGGTTTAACTGGAATCCAAATGGGGTTCCGAATCCAGGTGATAACGTTACTATTCCAGCAATTGGAGCTCCTTATCCCGATTTAAACATTTCTACCTCAAGTCATATTGTACAAAACTTAACAATAGCTAATGGTGCCAGTATCACAATGGGTAACTATAACCTAGATGTAAATGGTGATTTATTAGTTAGTGGTGCTGGAGCTTTTTCAATCGGGAATGGTTATTTAGCTGTCGATGGTTCTTCAGTTCTCGCCGCAGGATTCAGTTCAAATGGTGGAAATATTACTCTTGGAGCAGGGAATGATGGAGATACTCTTGAATTAACTGCTGATGTTAGCATTTCTAGTGTTAGTGGAAATATTGATATTGACAGCATTATCGATGGAGATATTGCAGGAAGAAGCCTTTCATTGGATTCAGGAAGTGGATTGCTGACTCTTAGTCAGTCAATAGGAAGCTCATTAACTCTTTTAGATTTGACATTAGATAGTGGTGGAGCTCTTGATTTACCAGCAACTAGTTTAACTGGAGATCTAACAGTAAGCGCCGGAGGAAATGTTACCCAATCAGGAGTACTAAGCGGAACAACACTTCATGTGAAAACCTTGTTAAATGGTGGAGCACTGATAAACCTTCCTTTAGCCAATGCATTTACTACGGTAAACCTTGAGAGCCGTAATACGGCGGATGGAGCAGATGCCGCCGGAAATATCACCTATAACGATACGAATGGTTTTGATCTTGGCACCTCCTGTTTTGCGGGAGCAGGAATCCGTACAGATGGAACAGTAACTCTGTCTGGAGTCGGAGCGCTGACCCAGAGCGGAGAGGTCATAGCCGATACGGGAGCAACGACCTTAACCTTCGGAGCTGGCAATAATATTTCCCTGAACGATGCCAATAATGATTTTACTACCTTATCAGTGGTCAGTGGAAACGATGTGATCCTGCAGGATACGAATGCCATAGATCTGGGAGCTTCCGGTATCAGCGGCATTCTTAGCCTGACTGCCGGAGGGGCTGTCACGGACAGTGGTACGGTTACAGTTGCGAACAATACGACGATTAATGCGGGCGTTAATAATATCACCCTTGATGATGACGGAGCGCCTTATACAAATAATTTTGGGACCCTGTTTCTAACTGGTGGTAATGTTGAAGTCAATGAAGGCTTTGCGATGGCCTTCGGTCTCTCTCCCATTGGAGGAAGCCTGATTGCCCGTGCCGCTACAGGCGATATCACAGATACGGGAGTCGTCACGGTGGGTACAACCAGTGCTTTCACCGTAGCAGATACTGGATCTGTTTACATGGACTCAGTTGGTAATGATTTCACAGGTAATGTGACCTTCTCCTCGGCGGGAACTATCGCCAATATCACCGTTGATGATGCGAGTGCCTTTCTTATCCAGGCCGGTCTTACAATCTCAGGAAATCTGATTATCACATCCGGGGGACTCATTAGTGATGATGGTGCAGTCTCAGTTAGTGGAAATAGTACTTTTACCACCGATGCCGGAGGCTCTGCCATTACTCTGGATGGAGTGAGCACTTACACTGGAAGTGTTGGGCTTAACACCAATGGAGCAGGTAATGCTGATTTGATCAGTGTTGCATCAGGAATCGATCTTGCTGCCAGTAATGTTGGGGGAGACCTGACTGTCAGTTGTGGTGGCGCTATCACGGATAGTGGAAATTTGACGGTAGGAGGTCTTGGTACCTTCACCGCCGGCGGTGTAACTCCGGATATAACTCTTGGTGATGCCAGCACGGCTAATTTCTTAACGTTGGATCTTACCGGTGATGATGTCAGTGTCGTAGAAAACAGCGCCATGAATGTGGCTGGTGCGAGTATCGGGGCTGGCGGATCTTTAAGCCTGAGTGCTAATGGAAACATCATCGATTCGGGAGCGATCCTGGCAGATGGTGTGATCACGACGGTGGATGCCGGGGCGAATGCCATAGACCTTAGTGATGTGGGGAATGATTTTGGCACATTCGATGTTAATGGCACCCCCTCAAGCGTCATCGTTGCAGATATCGATGATCTTATATTTGCTGCCGGAAGTTTTGGAGCGACTGGTACAGTAAGCGCCGGAGGAAATGTTACCCAATCAGGAGTACTAAGCGGAACAACACTTCATGTGAAAACCTTGTTAAATGGTGGAGCACTGATAAACCTTCCTTTAGCCAATGCATTTACTACGGTAAACCTTGAGAGCCGTAATACGGCGGATGGAGCAGATGCCGCCGGAAATATCACCTATAACGATACGAATGGTTTTGATCTTGGCACCTCCTGTTTTGCGGGAGCAGGAATCCGTACAGATGGAACAGTAACTCTGTCTGGAGTCGGAGCGCTGACCCAGAGCGGAGAGGTCATAGCCGATACGGGAGCAACGACCTTAACCTTCGGAGCTGGCAATAATATTTCCCTGAACGATGCCAATAATGATTTTACTACCTTATCAGTGGTCAGTGGAAACGATGTGATCCTGCAGGATACGAATGCCATAGATCTGGGAGCTTCCGGTATCAGCGGCATTCTTAGCCTGACTGCCGGAGGGGCTGTCACGGACAGTGGTACGGTTACAGTTGCGAACAATACGACGATTAATGCGGGCGTTAATAATATCACCCTTGATGATGACGGAGCGCCTTATACAAATAATTTTGGGACCCTGTTTCTAACTGGTGGTAATGTTGAAGTCAATGAAGGCTTTGCGATGGCCTTCGGTCTCTCTCCCATTGGAGGAAGCCTGATTGCCCGTGCCGCTACAGGCGATATCACAGATACGGGAGTCGTCACGGTGGGTACAACCAGTGCTTTCACCGTAGCAGATACTGGATCTGTTTACATGGACTCAGTTGGTAATGATTTCACAGGTAATGTGACCTTCTCCTCGGCGGGAACTATCGCCAATATCACCGTTGATGATGCGAGTGCCTTTCTTATCCAGGCCGGTCTTACAATCTCAGGAAATCTGATTATCACATCCGGGGGACTCATTAGTGATGATGGTGCAGTCTCAGTTAGTGGAAATAGTACTTTTACCACCGATGCCGGAGGC
This window harbors:
- a CDS encoding S-layer family protein; translation: MFSADVVWDAGNGDGDWTAGFNWNPNGVPNPGDNVTIPAIGAPYPDLNISTSSHIVQNLTIANGASITMGNYNLDVNGDLLVSGAGAFSIGNGYLAVDGSSVLAAGFSSNGGNITLGAGNDGDTLELTADVSISSVSGNIDIDSIIDGDIAGRSLSLDSGSGLLTLSQSIGSSLTLLDLTLDSGGALDLPATSLTGDLTVSAGGNVTQSGVLSGTTLHVKTLLNGGALINLPLANAFTTVNLESRNTADGADAAGNITYNDTNGFDLGTSCFAGAGIRTDGTVTLSGVGALTQSGEVIADTGATTLTFGAGNNISLNDANNDFTTLSVVSGNDVILQDTNAIDLGASGISGILSLTAGGAVTDSGTVTVANNTTINAGVNNITLDDDGAPYTNNFGTLFLTGGNVEVNEGFAMAFGLSPIGGSLIARAATGDITDTGVVTVGTTSAFTVADTGSVYMDSVGNDFTGNVTFSSAGTIANITVDDASAFLIQAGLTISGNLIITSGGLISDDGAVSVSGNSTFTTDAGGSAITLDGVSTYTGSVGLNTNGAGNADLISVASGIDLAASNVGGDLTVSCGGAITDSGNLTVGGLGTFTAGGVTPDITLGDASTANFLTLDLTGDDVSVVENSAMNVAGASIGAGGSLSLSANGNIIDSGAILADGVITTVDAGANAIDLSDVGNDFGTFDVNGTPSSVIVADIDDLIFAAGSFGATGTVSAGGNVTQSGVLSGTTLHVKTLLNGGALINLPLANAFTTVNLESRNTADGADAAGNITYNDTNGFDLGTSCFAGAGIRTDGTVTLSGVGALTQSGEVIADTGATTLTFGAGNNISLNDANNDFTTLSVVSGNDVILQDTNAIDLGASGISGILSLTAGGAVTDSGTVTVANNTTINAGVNNITLDDDGAPYTNNFGTLFLTGGNVEVNEGFAMAFGLSPIGGSLIARAATGDITDTGVVTVGTTSAFTVADTGSVYMDSVGNDFTGNVTFSSAGTIANITVDDASAFLIQAGLTISGNLIITSGGLISDDGAVSVSGNSTFTTDAGG